Below is a genomic region from Microbacterium esteraromaticum.
CGCTCAGCAACCAGGCATCCGCCGCTCGAGATGAGCGCGACCGTCTGCAGAAGATCGCCGAAGAGAAGATGGTCGCGGCGCAGCAGGCAGCCGAGGCGGCACAGAACGCTCTGGAGGAGCGCCAGGCCAACCTCGTCACCCTTCAGGCTCAGCTCGCCGCCCTCAAGGACAACACCACCGCAACGGTCGCCGCCTACCAGGAGGGCGAGCGCGTGCGGAAGGCCGAGGAGGAGCGGCGCCGCCAGGAGGAGGCCGAGCGCCTTCGCAAGGCCGCCGAGGAAGCCGCCAAGAACAACCAGGGCGGCGGTGGCGGTGGCGGTGGTGGCGGTGGCGGTGGTGGCGGTGGCGGTGGCGGTGGATCCGGCTCCGGCGCGTGGCGCCGCCCGCACGGGGGGCGCATCTCGTCTGGCTACGGGCCTCGCCCACCGCGTTGCACCAATGGCGTGTGCCGCTCGACCTTCCATCGCGGTCTCGACTTCGCCAACGGCTGCGGTGCGGCGATCTACGCGGCGTCATCGGGTCGCGTCGACGTCGCCTGGTACAACGGCGGCTACGGCAACTACGTGCGCATCCAGCACGGCGGCGGCGTCGCCACCGGCTACGCGCACCTCAGCAGCTACGCGGTCCGCAGCGGGCAGAACGTCAGCGCCGGCCAGATCATCGGCTATTCGGGCAACACCGGCGCCTCGCAGGGCTGTCACCTGCACTTCGAGGTGTACACCGGCGGCGGCACGACCGACCCGTACAGCTTCCTCTCGCGCCGCGGCGCTCTCTGAGCGAAGCGCATCGAGACGAGAGAACCCCCGGCCACGCGGCCGGGGGTTCTCTCGTCGTGCCCGCAGCGCGGGCGCGGAGTCAGTGTCCTTCGTTCGCGAAGCGCTCGATGGCCTCGTCGAGGATGCGCTGCGCCTCGGCGGCGTCGCCCCAGGCGTCGACCTTGACCCACTTGCTGGGCTCGAGGTCCTTGTAGTGCTCGAAGAAGTGCGCGATCTCCTTCTTCGTGTACTCGGGCAGGTCGCCGATGTCCTGGATGTGGGCCCAGCGCGGGTCCTTCGAGAGCACGGCCACGAGCTTGTCGTCGCCGCCCGCCTCGTCGCTCATCTTGAGCACGGCGACCGGGCGGACATTCACCACGACGCCGGGGAAGATCGCGTGGTCGAGCAGCACCAGCACGTCGAGCGGGTCGCCGTCCTCACCCAGCGTGTTGTCGAAGTAGCCGTAGTCGGCCGGGTAGCCGAAGGTGGTGTACAGGACGCGGTCGAGGTGGACGCGACCGGTCTCGTGGTCGACCTCGTACTTCACGCGGCTGCCGCGCGGGATCTCGATGACGGCGTCGTGTGCGCCCATGTGCTGTTCTCCTTGAAATCGACGGGTGTCGAAAGTCGGCGGATGCCGAAAAGACGGGTGGATGCCGCAGACAAGCCTACTCGGGCGGGCTGGAGCCTCCGAGCCGCTGCGTCCTGCCCTCGAAGTGACCGCGCTAGCGTTGAGCCGTGCCATCGCTCGATCCCGCCATCGCCGAAGTCCGCCGCGCAGTCCGCGCCGCGCTGAGTCCGCTGCCTGACGGGGCCACCGTGATCGTAGCTCTCTCCGGCGGCGCGGATTCACTCGCGCTCACGACCGCCACGGTGTTCGAGGCGCGCGCACGCGACATGCAGGTGCTGAGTCTGACGGTCGATCACCAGCTGCAGGAGGGCTCGGCGGACGTCGCCGCGTCCGCCGCCGTCGCCGCTGAGCAGCTCGGCGTGCACGACGCCCTGCAGACGAAGGTCGACGTCTTCGCCGATGGAGACGGCATCGAGGCGGCCGCCCGCGACGCCCGCTATGCGGCGATCCACAGCATCGCCCGCGCCGAAGGCGCCGCGGCCGTGCTGCTCGGACACACCCTCGACGATCAGGCCGAGACGGTACTGCTCGGGCTGGCCCGTGGCTCTGGCGCCGCCAGTCTGCAGGGCATGGCGCCTGTTCGCACGAGCGAAGACGGGATGCTCTGGATGCGTCCGCTGCTGGGAGTGCGCCGGGTCACCACGCGCGCGTGCTGCACGGCATCCGGAATCGAGGCCTGGGACGACCCGCACAACCTCGACGACCGCTACGCCAGGGTGCGCACGCGCGAGCGCGTGCTGCCGGTGCTCGAGGCCGAACTCGGACCGGGGATCGCAGAGGCGCTGGCCCGGACGGCAGAGCAGCTTCGCGAGGATGCCGAGGCCTTCGAGGAGATGATCCACGAGACCATCGAGGACATCGTCGAGCACGCCGAGGCGGGGATCGCGGTCAGCGTCGCCGCGCTCGCCGCGAACCCGGCGGCGCTTCGCAACCGCATCATCCGCCTCGTCGTCGACAGCGAGTTCGGAGTGAGCCTCACCCGTTCCCAGACTCTCGAGGTGGCTCGCCTGGTGACCCACTGGTCGGGTCAGGGGCCGATCGATCTGCCCGCCTGCACCGCGCGGCGGTCAGGCGGGCAGATCGTCTTCACCGCGCGTTAGCGGCTACTTGCGGCCGCCGAGCAGTCCGCCGAGGATGTCGCCGAGCCCGCCCCCGGAGGACGAGCCCTGTCCGCCACCCAGCAGTCCGCCGAGGATGTCGCCGAGTCCGCCGCCTGCGGATCCGGAGGACGAGCCCTGGCCTCCGCCGAGCAGTCCGCCGAGGATGTCGCCGAGTCCTCCGCCGGCGCCGCCCGACTTGCCCTTGTTCATGTTGGCGATGATGCCCATGATGATCGGCGCGAGGATCGGCAGCAGCTTGCCGAAGTCGATCCCGCCCGCGGTCTTCTCGCTCTTGTTGAGGGTCTCGGTGACCTCGCCCTGGCGATCGCCGAAGACGTGCTTCACGATCTTCTCGCCGTCGGCCTGGTCGACGTCATCGACCTTCGAGGCTCCGGAGAACCCGCCGTGGCGGTTCAGCGCCTTCTCGATCGCCGCCGAGCCCTCATCGGTCTCCGCATTCTTGGCGAGGCCTCCCAGCAGCGTCGCGCCGCCTTCCTGCACGGCCTGTCGCGCCACATCGGGGCTGACGCCGAAGCGCTCAGCGATGTCGTCGATCGGCACCTGCTTCAGGATCTCGTCGAGGTTCATGTGTTCCTTCCCCGCAGGACGGATGCCCCGCTCCACCGCTCACAGTAGTGCGGAAGCCCACGGCGGATCGACCTAAGATCGATCCATGCGCGCTGCCGACATCCAGGACGACCTCAGCAAGATCCTCGTCACCGAGGAGGAGATCCTCGCGAAGCTGGACGAGCTCGCAGTCCGGGTCGCCGAGGACTACGCGGGCAAGGATCTCGTGCTCGTCGGGGTGCTCAAGGGCGCCGTCATGGTGATGGCCGACTTCGCGCGTGCGCTGCCGATGGACGCCCCGATGGACTGGATGGCCGTGTCGAGCTACGGCGCGAGCACGAAGTCGAGCGGCGTGGTGCAGATCCGCAAGGATCTCGACGTCGACCTGCACGGCAAGCACGTGCTGATCGTCGAGGACATCATCGACTCGGGCCTGACCCTCAGCTGGCTGCTCGAGAACTTCGAGTCCCGAGGGGCGGAGTCGATCGAGGTGCTCGCGCTGCTTCGCAAGCCCGAGGCCGCGAAGGTCGAGATCGACTCGAAGTACGTCGGCTTCGACATCCCGAACGAGTTCGTCGTCGGCTACGGCCTCGACTACGCCGAGCGCTACCGCAACCTGCGCGATGTGGCCGTGCTCTCGCCGCACGTCTACAGCTGAGTCCCCGCGCCGTTCCGCCGACGGTGAACGCACAGCGGACGCCTGAACACCGAGCGGTACGCTGAACGCATCATGGATGTCAAGAAGGTCTCCCGCAATCCGCTGATCTACGTCGCGTTGATCGGCGCACTGCTCTTCGCCGGTTTCCTGCTGATCTCGAATCTCTCCGCACCCAAGCAGGTCACGGTGCAGCAGGGTCTCGAGCTGCTCGAGGGCGACACCGTGACGAAGGTGGTCAACACCGACGGCGACCAGCGGGTCGACCTCACTCTCTCGAAGGAGTTCGAGGGCGCCAAGAACGTGCAGTTCTACTACGTCGAAGCACGCGCGGACCAGGTCGTGACGGCCATCGACGGCGCAGAGATCAAGGCGAAGGATGCGAACGACGTCGTGCCGCGCGCGACCTGGTTCGACGGCTTCCTCTCGCTCCTGCTGCCGCTCGTGCTGCTGGGCCTGCTGTTCTGGTGGCTGCTCTCGTCGATGCAGGGCGGCGGCAGCAAGGTCATGCAGTTCGGAAAGTCGAAGGCCAAGCTCGTCAACAAGGAGACCCCCACGGTCACCTTCGCCGACGTCGCCGGCGCCGACGAGGCCATCGAGGAGCTGCACGAGATCAAGGAGTTCCTGCAGGATCCGGGCAAGTTCCAGGCGATCGGCGCCCGCATCCCGAAGGGCGTGCTGCTGTACGGCCCTCCAGGAACCGGCAAGACGCTGCTCGCCCGCGCCGTCGCCGGCGAGGCCGGCGCCCCGTTCTACTCCATCTCCGGTTCGGACTTCGTGGAGATGTTCGTGGGCGTGGGCGCATCCCGCGTGCGCGACCTGTTCACCCAGGCCAAGGAGAACGCGCCCGCGATCATCTTCATCGATGAGATCGACGCCGTCGGCCGTCACCGCGGCGCGGGCCTCGGCGGCGGAAACGACGAGCGCGAGCAGACGCTCAACCAGATGCTCGTCGAGATGGACGGCTTCGACCCGAACGCGAACGTCATCGTGATCGCGGCGACCAACCGTCCCGACATCCTCGACCCCGCGCTGCTGCGCCCCGGCCGCTTCGACCGTCAGATCGGCGTCGACGCCCCCGACCTCAAGGGCCGTCAGCACATCCTCGAGGTGCACGCCAAGGGCAAGCCGCTGTCGCAGTCGGTCGACCTCGAGGTCGTCGCGCGAAAGACACCCGGCTTCACCGGTGCCGACCTCGCGAACGTGCTCAACGAGGCCGCTCTGCTCACCGCTCGCTCGAACGCCCAGCTGATCGACAACCGTGCCCTCGACGAGGCCATCGACCGCGTGATCGCCGGCCCCCAGCGCCGCACCCGCGTGATGAAGGACAAGGAGAAGCTCATCACGGCGTACCACGAGGGCGGTCACGCCCTCGCCGCGGCGGCGATGAACTACACCGACCC
It encodes:
- a CDS encoding M23 family metallopeptidase; the encoded protein is MNEVRLADARSAGDDDCGCTPPPADRSSLLANSKVTRRGAITVGALSAIALTAFGVSHTTQTAQAADYPSWDDVQRAKASEAAKAVEITRIETLIAQLTDQAAAAEAAARKAGEEFYAAQQAYFDQAAKAEALQTQADEQAQIADESARKAGQVANQLYRSGGDEAALELFLSESSNGADDLLARLGSMDKLVEYNRTVAERAASARDTAQSLSNQASAARDERDRLQKIAEEKMVAAQQAAEAAQNALEERQANLVTLQAQLAALKDNTTATVAAYQEGERVRKAEEERRRQEEAERLRKAAEEAAKNNQGGGGGGGGGGGGGGGGGGGGSGSGAWRRPHGGRISSGYGPRPPRCTNGVCRSTFHRGLDFANGCGAAIYAASSGRVDVAWYNGGYGNYVRIQHGGGVATGYAHLSSYAVRSGQNVSAGQIIGYSGNTGASQGCHLHFEVYTGGGTTDPYSFLSRRGAL
- the hpt gene encoding hypoxanthine phosphoribosyltransferase, which translates into the protein MRAADIQDDLSKILVTEEEILAKLDELAVRVAEDYAGKDLVLVGVLKGAVMVMADFARALPMDAPMDWMAVSSYGASTKSSGVVQIRKDLDVDLHGKHVLIVEDIIDSGLTLSWLLENFESRGAESIEVLALLRKPEAAKVEIDSKYVGFDIPNEFVVGYGLDYAERYRNLRDVAVLSPHVYS
- the tilS gene encoding tRNA lysidine(34) synthetase TilS; translation: MPSLDPAIAEVRRAVRAALSPLPDGATVIVALSGGADSLALTTATVFEARARDMQVLSLTVDHQLQEGSADVAASAAVAAEQLGVHDALQTKVDVFADGDGIEAAARDARYAAIHSIARAEGAAAVLLGHTLDDQAETVLLGLARGSGAASLQGMAPVRTSEDGMLWMRPLLGVRRVTTRACCTASGIEAWDDPHNLDDRYARVRTRERVLPVLEAELGPGIAEALARTAEQLREDAEAFEEMIHETIEDIVEHAEAGIAVSVAALAANPAALRNRIIRLVVDSEFGVSLTRSQTLEVARLVTHWSGQGPIDLPACTARRSGGQIVFTAR
- the ppa gene encoding inorganic diphosphatase, with amino-acid sequence MGAHDAVIEIPRGSRVKYEVDHETGRVHLDRVLYTTFGYPADYGYFDNTLGEDGDPLDVLVLLDHAIFPGVVVNVRPVAVLKMSDEAGGDDKLVAVLSKDPRWAHIQDIGDLPEYTKKEIAHFFEHYKDLEPSKWVKVDAWGDAAEAQRILDEAIERFANEGH
- the ftsH gene encoding ATP-dependent zinc metalloprotease FtsH; amino-acid sequence: MDVKKVSRNPLIYVALIGALLFAGFLLISNLSAPKQVTVQQGLELLEGDTVTKVVNTDGDQRVDLTLSKEFEGAKNVQFYYVEARADQVVTAIDGAEIKAKDANDVVPRATWFDGFLSLLLPLVLLGLLFWWLLSSMQGGGSKVMQFGKSKAKLVNKETPTVTFADVAGADEAIEELHEIKEFLQDPGKFQAIGARIPKGVLLYGPPGTGKTLLARAVAGEAGAPFYSISGSDFVEMFVGVGASRVRDLFTQAKENAPAIIFIDEIDAVGRHRGAGLGGGNDEREQTLNQMLVEMDGFDPNANVIVIAATNRPDILDPALLRPGRFDRQIGVDAPDLKGRQHILEVHAKGKPLSQSVDLEVVARKTPGFTGADLANVLNEAALLTARSNAQLIDNRALDEAIDRVIAGPQRRTRVMKDKEKLITAYHEGGHALAAAAMNYTDPVTKITILPRGKALGYTMVLPVDDKYSVTRNELQDQLTYAMGGRVAEEIVFHDPTTGASNDIEKATNIARKMVTEYGMTTQVGPVKLGSEGGEMFVARDMNRGRDYSDKVAEAVDEQVRALIEQAHNEAYKVISENRDILDRLALALLEEETLDHNQIAEIFTEVRKLPERPQWLSSEERPVSTLPPIAMPRRVEEGVAAQTSQPGDSARTAGSPATGGQARPATA
- a CDS encoding DUF937 domain-containing protein, encoding MNLDEILKQVPIDDIAERFGVSPDVARQAVQEGGATLLGGLAKNAETDEGSAAIEKALNRHGGFSGASKVDDVDQADGEKIVKHVFGDRQGEVTETLNKSEKTAGGIDFGKLLPILAPIIMGIIANMNKGKSGGAGGGLGDILGGLLGGGQGSSSGSAGGGLGDILGGLLGGGQGSSSGGGLGDILGGLLGGRK